In a genomic window of Bradyrhizobium sp. LLZ17:
- a CDS encoding substrate-binding domain-containing protein, which produces MEFLTTSEAADYLRLGERKLYELVTTGAIPCTKVTGKWLFPRHALDLWVLSGMARPAGMLTAEPPPVVGGSQDELLDWSLRESGSGLGSMSEGSARGLERLQRDEVVAVAVHFHSLDASDNLASDANMTALRDAPDLHDVLLVAFVRREQGLVLPPGNPKQLHRLADVLALGARMAMRQQGTGAQMLLDVLLKRAGATMRDLRRVETPCLTGSDLAELVRAGQADCGVATRAAARSAGLNFVPLIWENFDLAMRQRSYFRPAMQVLIRFLGERRLQQRAEELTGYDPSPAGQIRFAA; this is translated from the coding sequence ATGGAATTCCTGACGACCAGCGAAGCCGCTGACTATCTCCGCCTTGGCGAACGCAAGCTCTACGAACTCGTCACCACCGGCGCGATCCCCTGCACCAAGGTGACCGGAAAATGGCTCTTTCCCCGGCATGCGCTCGACCTCTGGGTGCTGTCCGGAATGGCACGTCCTGCGGGCATGCTGACCGCGGAGCCGCCGCCGGTCGTGGGCGGCAGCCAGGACGAACTGCTGGACTGGAGCCTGCGCGAATCCGGCTCAGGCCTTGGATCGATGAGCGAGGGCAGCGCGCGCGGGCTCGAGCGCCTGCAGCGCGACGAGGTGGTGGCGGTGGCGGTCCACTTCCACAGCCTCGATGCCTCGGACAATCTCGCCTCGGACGCCAATATGACGGCGCTGCGGGACGCTCCGGATCTGCACGATGTGCTGCTGGTCGCCTTCGTGCGGCGCGAGCAGGGCCTCGTGCTGCCGCCAGGCAATCCGAAGCAGCTGCACCGTCTCGCCGACGTGCTCGCGCTCGGTGCCAGGATGGCGATGCGACAACAGGGCACGGGCGCACAGATGCTTCTCGACGTGCTGTTAAAGCGCGCGGGCGCCACGATGCGGGATCTGCGCCGGGTCGAGACGCCGTGCCTGACCGGATCGGATCTCGCCGAACTGGTCCGCGCCGGGCAGGCCGATTGCGGCGTGGCGACGCGCGCGGCGGCGCGCTCGGCCGGCCTCAATTTCGTGCCGCTGATCTGGGAGAATTTCGATCTGGCGATGCGGCAGCGCAGCTATTTCCGCCCGGCCATGCAGGTCCTGATCCGGTTCCTGGGCGAACGGCGGCTGCAGCAGCGGGCCGAGGAGCTGACCGGCTACGACCCCTCGCCCGCCGGACAAATCCGTTTCGCGGCCTGA
- a CDS encoding ABC transporter substrate-binding protein codes for MNPARFGLPVAAALAATLMSGVASAQVSDDVVKIGVLTDMNGPASAPTGQGSVTAAQMAIDDFGGTVLGKPISIVIGDHQLKADIGGAIARRWYDVDQVDLIVDVPVSAVGLAVQNIANEKKRLFITHSTGTADFHGKFCSPYAIQWVFDTRALAVGTADAVVKRGGDSWFFITDDYAFGHSLERDASSVITASGGKVLGSVRPPLATPDLSSFVLQAQASKAKIIGIAAGPPNNMNEIKTGSEFGVFKGGQQMAALLALITDIHGLGLQAAQGLLLTTSFYWDMDDKTREWSKRYFAKMNKMPSMWQAGVYSSVMHYLNAIKETGTDDPLKVAAKMREKPIEDFFARNGRLRDDNLMVHDLWLVQVKTPEESKYPWDYYKILATISGDKAFGPPDPACAMVKK; via the coding sequence GTGAATCCAGCCAGATTTGGACTGCCGGTCGCTGCCGCGTTGGCAGCGACGCTGATGTCGGGCGTGGCCTCGGCACAGGTTTCGGACGATGTGGTCAAGATCGGCGTGCTGACCGACATGAACGGCCCGGCCTCCGCGCCGACCGGCCAGGGTTCGGTGACGGCGGCGCAGATGGCGATCGACGATTTCGGCGGCACCGTGCTCGGCAAGCCGATCAGCATCGTGATCGGCGATCACCAGCTCAAGGCCGACATCGGCGGCGCCATTGCGCGGCGCTGGTACGACGTCGACCAGGTCGACCTGATCGTCGACGTGCCGGTCTCCGCGGTCGGGCTCGCGGTGCAGAACATCGCCAACGAGAAGAAGCGGCTGTTCATCACCCACTCCACCGGCACCGCCGATTTCCACGGCAAATTCTGTTCGCCCTACGCGATCCAGTGGGTGTTCGATACCCGCGCGCTCGCGGTCGGCACCGCGGACGCCGTGGTCAAGCGCGGCGGCGACAGCTGGTTCTTCATCACCGACGATTACGCGTTCGGGCACTCCCTCGAACGCGATGCCTCGAGCGTCATCACCGCCAGTGGCGGCAAGGTGCTGGGCTCGGTGCGGCCGCCGCTCGCAACGCCCGACCTCTCCTCCTTCGTGCTGCAGGCGCAGGCGTCCAAGGCCAAGATCATCGGCATTGCCGCAGGTCCCCCCAACAACATGAACGAGATCAAGACCGGCTCGGAGTTCGGCGTGTTCAAGGGCGGCCAGCAGATGGCGGCGTTGCTGGCGCTGATCACCGACATCCACGGCCTCGGCCTGCAGGCAGCGCAAGGGCTGTTGCTGACGACCTCGTTCTATTGGGACATGGACGACAAGACCCGGGAATGGTCGAAGCGTTATTTCGCCAAGATGAACAAGATGCCATCGATGTGGCAGGCCGGGGTCTATTCCAGCGTGATGCACTATCTCAACGCCATCAAGGAGACCGGCACCGACGATCCGCTCAAGGTCGCGGCGAAGATGCGGGAAAAGCCGATCGAGGATTTCTTCGCGCGCAACGGCCGCTTACGCGACGACAATCTGATGGTGCACGATCTCTGGCTGGTGCAGGTGAAGACGCCGGAGGAGAGCAAATATCCGTGGGACTATTACAAGATCCTCGCGACCATTTCCGGCGACAAGGCCTTTGGGCCGCCGGACCCGGCGTGTGCGATGGTGAAGAAGTGA
- a CDS encoding Bug family tripartite tricarboxylate transporter substrate binding protein, with translation MLRILRRAVFGLAIISGLFSAPPPASAADYPNRPVHWMIGFAAGGPVDIVARIMAQWLSDRLGQQFIVENRTGSGGNIAAAAAIASPPDGYTLLFVAPNNAISTSLYKKLPFDFLRDTVPVASIMQLTNMLVVSNAFPAKTVQELVDYCKANPGKISFASSGNGTSVHMSAELFKAMTKCDMIHVPYRGSALAFPDIISDKVQLIFDNLPSALEQSRGGSVRALGVTSPQRWPSVPDVPAIAETVPGFESVGFYGISAPKGTPSEVVEILNNAVNEALKDPKLVARLTETGGIPKPMTPAEFGKLVSDETEKWRKVVEFAGVSVD, from the coding sequence ATGTTGCGAATTTTGCGGCGCGCTGTTTTCGGGCTCGCGATCATCTCGGGCCTGTTCAGCGCACCCCCGCCCGCCTCCGCCGCCGACTACCCCAACCGCCCCGTGCACTGGATGATCGGCTTCGCCGCCGGCGGCCCGGTCGACATCGTGGCGCGGATCATGGCGCAGTGGCTGTCGGACCGTCTCGGCCAGCAATTCATCGTCGAGAACCGCACCGGCTCCGGCGGCAACATCGCGGCAGCTGCTGCGATCGCCTCGCCGCCGGACGGCTATACGCTGCTGTTCGTCGCGCCCAACAACGCGATCTCGACCTCGCTGTACAAGAAGCTGCCGTTCGACTTCCTGCGCGACACCGTGCCGGTCGCGAGCATCATGCAGCTCACCAACATGCTGGTGGTCTCCAACGCGTTTCCCGCGAAGACGGTTCAGGAGCTCGTCGACTATTGCAAGGCCAATCCCGGCAAGATCTCCTTTGCCTCGTCCGGCAACGGCACCTCGGTGCACATGTCGGCCGAGCTGTTCAAGGCGATGACGAAGTGCGACATGATCCACGTGCCCTATCGCGGCTCGGCCCTCGCCTTCCCCGACATCATCTCCGACAAGGTGCAGCTGATCTTCGACAACCTTCCCTCCGCGCTCGAGCAATCGCGCGGCGGCAGCGTCCGCGCACTGGGGGTGACCTCGCCGCAGCGCTGGCCAAGCGTGCCCGACGTGCCCGCGATCGCCGAGACCGTGCCGGGATTCGAATCGGTCGGCTTCTACGGCATCTCGGCGCCGAAGGGCACGCCGAGCGAGGTGGTCGAGATCCTGAACAACGCCGTCAACGAGGCGCTGAAGGACCCGAAGCTGGTGGCGCGCCTCACCGAGACCGGCGGCATTCCCAAGCCGATGACACCGGCCGAATTCGGCAAGCTGGTCAGCGACGAGACGGAGAAGTGGCGCAAGGTGGTGGAGTTCGCGGGGGTGTCGGTGGACTAG